A stretch of the Verrucomicrobiota bacterium genome encodes the following:
- the mreC gene encoding rod shape-determining protein MreC: MLKKPHYIILSLVALLTLLVLNLPHQTAGRVKLAIGGLFLPLVGLTSSAQQLAGQGAAAITPRAELLKQNEELRRENEQAHLLALQAQEALRENERLRQLLGWQRQSPWKLKLANVILREPANWWRTVQINLGSRDGLRADLPVLTPDGLVGRIASVGLTRSQVVLLGDPNCHVSALVQETRDMGVISSGSAGPLDYSLVELAYLPNNSNLKPGQLVVTSGKGGIFPKGIPIGKIADFHPAEFGLYTEARVKLGANLSGLEEVWVLFP; the protein is encoded by the coding sequence ATGTTAAAGAAGCCGCACTACATAATTTTAAGTCTCGTCGCATTGCTGACGCTGTTGGTCCTCAACCTGCCCCATCAAACGGCCGGCCGCGTCAAACTGGCCATCGGCGGTCTTTTCCTGCCCCTCGTGGGCCTCACCAGTTCCGCCCAACAACTCGCCGGCCAAGGCGCGGCCGCCATCACGCCCCGCGCTGAACTGCTCAAACAGAACGAAGAGTTGCGCCGGGAGAATGAACAAGCCCACCTGCTCGCATTGCAAGCGCAGGAGGCGCTCCGCGAAAATGAACGGTTGCGCCAACTGCTCGGCTGGCAGCGTCAAAGTCCCTGGAAACTCAAACTGGCGAACGTGATCCTGCGCGAACCGGCCAATTGGTGGCGCACCGTGCAGATCAACCTCGGCAGCCGGGATGGTCTGCGCGCCGATTTGCCAGTGCTCACGCCGGACGGATTGGTGGGGCGCATCGCCTCGGTCGGTCTCACACGTTCGCAAGTCGTTCTCCTCGGCGATCCGAACTGTCACGTCTCGGCCCTGGTCCAGGAAACGCGCGACATGGGTGTCATTTCTTCCGGCTCGGCCGGTCCGTTGGATTACTCTTTGGTCGAACTGGCGTATCTGCCCAACAACAGCAATTTGAAGCCCGGCCAACTCGTAGTTACCAGCGGCAAGGGCGGCATTTTTCCCAAGGGCATTCCGATCGGCAAGATTGCGGATTTTCATCCCGCCGAATTTGGCCTCTACACCGAGGCGCGGGTCAAGCTCGGGGCGAACTTGAGCGGCTTGGAGGAAGTGTGGGTGCTGTTTCCATGA